A single genomic interval of Candidatus Thermodiscus eudorianus harbors:
- a CDS encoding CBS domain-containing protein: protein MFEEITLKTIGDVMDREPPVLDKDYSLAAALEEMDKAKTDRITLTEEGKIRGILTLRDVIFKLGTVRTKQTTPSALHASSFMTEPVVTVGEKDTLLKAVKEMATNGFTSVPVVRDGEPIGLVSRWELAEQVKDSRDAADVRARDVMRTPPAVVNLQTKILHARQLIFQHDLSVIPVMEEGRFVGVVGVDEIALVFIKYYELSRGEPKRITPIKYVIVADAIKLRPPRVDPDSSIAEVADKMLRHRYRAVVVVDNDKPIGLITGLELAKTLTR, encoded by the coding sequence GTGTTCGAGGAGATAACACTGAAGACGATAGGAGACGTGATGGACAGGGAACCCCCTGTGCTAGATAAGGATTACTCGCTGGCGGCCGCGCTGGAGGAGATGGACAAGGCCAAGACCGACAGGATAACCCTAACCGAGGAGGGTAAGATAAGGGGAATCCTAACCCTAAGGGACGTTATATTCAAGCTCGGAACAGTCAGGACGAAGCAAACAACCCCCTCAGCCCTACACGCGAGCAGCTTCATGACAGAGCCAGTGGTGACCGTGGGGGAGAAGGATACCCTTCTGAAAGCAGTTAAGGAGATGGCCACTAACGGCTTCACCAGTGTCCCAGTAGTTAGAGACGGCGAGCCCATAGGCCTTGTATCTCGCTGGGAGCTAGCGGAGCAAGTCAAGGATTCAAGGGACGCGGCCGACGTAAGGGCTAGGGACGTGATGAGGACTCCCCCCGCGGTTGTAAACCTGCAGACGAAGATACTACACGCTAGGCAACTAATATTCCAGCACGATCTCAGCGTCATACCAGTCATGGAAGAGGGGAGGTTCGTAGGAGTAGTCGGGGTAGACGAGATAGCCCTGGTCTTCATAAAATACTACGAGCTATCACGCGGAGAACCCAAGAGGATAACGCCGATAAAATACGTCATAGTGGCAGACGCCATAAAACTAAGACCACCAAGAGTAGACCCAGACTCAAGCATAGCAGAGGTAGCAGACAAAATGCTTAGACACCGCTACAGGGCGGTAGTCGTAGTAGACAACGACAAACCCATAGGACTCATCACAGGACTAGAGCTAGCTAAAACACTAACAAGATAA